The following proteins are encoded in a genomic region of Actinomadura sp. NAK00032:
- a CDS encoding sensor histidine kinase — protein sequence MPTPQPAERPQVRALRRWYVAAWVLLGLVPPGIAVWDQPEGTRSTTLALLSVLALCYPVTGNVPGDPLLRRTAFLSVLAAGIGAVSYQLGGAASLLIVSLPHFWIFAGSPRRAVVLSGGATAAAVTGDAVRSAPDGPLVTGNVVAVLIGYAASVLFGLWMHRVVGRHDERARVLAAELADAERRLAEAQRRQGAADERERLAREIHDTLAQGLASIVVLAEAARDGLGTDPATSARQLVSIERTARENLAEARVLVGAGARGEVAPASIARTLRRTLDRFAEDTGLAVDADLPEVDCDQTTRIALLRCTQESLANVRKHAAASAVGVVLERHPHGVELEITDDGRGFAVGAARGFGLDGMRRRLAELGGELTVTSSPGDGTRVFAMIPLKA from the coding sequence ATGCCGACGCCGCAGCCCGCCGAACGCCCCCAGGTGCGGGCGCTCCGCCGCTGGTACGTCGCCGCCTGGGTGCTCCTCGGGCTGGTCCCGCCCGGCATCGCCGTGTGGGACCAGCCCGAGGGGACGCGGTCCACGACGCTGGCGCTGCTGTCGGTGCTCGCCCTCTGCTACCCCGTCACCGGGAACGTTCCCGGCGACCCCCTGCTCCGCCGGACCGCGTTCCTGAGCGTCCTCGCCGCCGGGATCGGCGCCGTCTCCTACCAGCTGGGCGGCGCCGCGTCCCTGCTCATCGTGTCGCTGCCGCACTTCTGGATCTTCGCGGGGAGCCCGCGGCGCGCGGTCGTGCTCAGCGGCGGCGCCACCGCGGCCGCGGTGACGGGCGACGCCGTCCGGTCCGCCCCCGACGGGCCGCTGGTCACCGGCAACGTGGTCGCCGTGCTCATCGGGTACGCGGCGAGCGTCCTGTTCGGGCTGTGGATGCACCGGGTCGTCGGGCGGCACGACGAGCGCGCCCGCGTCCTCGCCGCCGAACTCGCCGACGCCGAGCGGCGGCTCGCCGAGGCGCAGCGCCGGCAGGGCGCCGCCGACGAGCGCGAGCGCCTCGCCCGGGAGATCCACGACACGCTCGCGCAGGGGCTGGCGTCCATCGTCGTGCTGGCGGAGGCGGCGCGCGACGGCCTCGGCACCGACCCGGCCACGAGCGCCCGGCAGCTCGTCTCCATCGAGCGGACCGCGCGGGAGAACCTCGCCGAGGCCCGCGTCCTGGTCGGGGCGGGGGCGCGGGGCGAGGTGGCCCCCGCGTCCATCGCCCGGACGCTGCGCCGCACCCTCGACCGGTTCGCCGAGGACACCGGGCTCGCCGTCGACGCCGACCTCCCGGAGGTCGACTGCGACCAGACGACCCGGATCGCGCTGCTGCGCTGCACCCAGGAGTCGCTCGCCAACGTCCGCAAGCACGCCGCCGCGTCCGCGGTCGGGGTCGTCCTGGAACGGCACCCGCACGGCGTCGAACTGGAGATCACCGACGACGGGCGCGGGTTCGCGGTCGGCGCGGCCCGGGGGTTCGGCCTGGACGGCATGCGCCGCCGGCTCGCCGAACTCGGCGGCGAGCTCACCGTGACCAGCTCACCCGGCGACGGCACCCGCGTCTTCGCCATGATCCCCCTGAAGGCATGA
- a CDS encoding response regulator transcription factor encodes MTGILRIIVVDDHTVMRAGVVALLAAEPTIEIVGEAGDGREAIALAERLRPDVALLDLRMPVLDGVAATAELGRLGTRVLVLTTYDTDTEIERAIEAGAVGYLLKDTTRDQLVDAIHSAARGETVLAPRVAEKLVAKMRRPEPAALTAREVDVLLAVADGLSNAEIGRRLVIAEATVKTHLLRVFAKLDVSDRTRAVVVAMERGLLGDAR; translated from the coding sequence ATGACCGGCATCCTGCGCATCATCGTGGTGGACGACCATACGGTCATGCGCGCGGGAGTCGTCGCGCTGCTGGCCGCCGAGCCCACCATCGAGATCGTCGGCGAGGCCGGCGACGGCCGCGAGGCGATCGCGCTCGCCGAGCGGCTGCGGCCCGACGTCGCCCTGCTCGACCTGCGGATGCCCGTGCTGGACGGCGTCGCCGCCACCGCCGAGCTCGGCCGCCTCGGCACCCGGGTGCTCGTCCTCACCACCTACGACACCGACACCGAGATCGAGCGGGCGATCGAGGCCGGCGCCGTCGGCTACCTGCTGAAGGACACCACCCGCGACCAGCTCGTCGACGCGATCCACTCCGCCGCGCGGGGCGAGACGGTGCTCGCCCCGCGCGTCGCGGAGAAACTGGTCGCCAAGATGCGCCGCCCCGAGCCGGCCGCGCTGACCGCCCGGGAGGTCGACGTGCTGCTGGCGGTCGCCGACGGCCTGTCCAACGCCGAGATCGGCAGGCGGCTCGTCATCGCCGAGGCGACGGTCAAGACCCACCTCCTGCGCGTCTTCGCGAAGCTGGACGTCAGCGACCGCACCCGCGCCGTCGTCGTCGCCATGGAGCGCGGCCTCCTCGGCGACGCGCGCTGA
- a CDS encoding ABC transporter permease translates to MNPTIAMITFRAMLGRKRALLLLGLPLIMVVLAVVLRAAGQNDLDVSAGVLQQFGLATLLPLLALIAGTGVIGPEIDDGQIMYVLTKPIPREVIVLTKLVVAIVLVTAFATVPTLLTGLVLSGTTAQLTPAFTVGVLIGGVAYSAVFVALAVASRNAVTIGLLYALVWESLLGSFAPGAKSASIQQWCLSVTDALTGASPVTSTVDLPVAIGLLVAVTAAATLLATFRLRTLAVASAD, encoded by the coding sequence ATGAATCCGACCATTGCGATGATCACGTTCCGGGCGATGCTCGGGCGCAAGCGGGCGCTGCTCCTGCTGGGGCTGCCGCTCATCATGGTGGTCCTGGCGGTCGTGCTGCGCGCCGCCGGGCAGAACGACCTGGACGTCTCCGCGGGCGTGCTGCAGCAGTTCGGGCTCGCGACGCTGCTGCCGCTGCTCGCGCTGATCGCGGGCACCGGGGTGATCGGGCCGGAGATCGACGACGGCCAGATCATGTACGTGCTGACCAAGCCGATCCCGCGCGAGGTGATCGTGCTGACGAAGCTCGTCGTGGCGATCGTCCTGGTGACGGCGTTCGCGACCGTCCCGACGCTGCTGACCGGTCTGGTGCTCAGCGGGACGACGGCGCAGCTGACGCCGGCGTTCACGGTCGGCGTGCTGATCGGCGGGGTGGCCTACAGCGCGGTGTTCGTCGCGCTCGCCGTCGCCAGCCGCAACGCCGTGACGATCGGCCTGCTGTACGCGCTGGTCTGGGAGTCGCTGCTCGGCAGCTTCGCGCCGGGCGCGAAGTCGGCGTCCATCCAGCAGTGGTGCCTGTCGGTCACCGACGCGCTGACCGGCGCGTCCCCGGTGACCTCGACGGTCGACCTGCCGGTCGCGATCGGGCTGCTGGTCGCGGTGACGGCCGCGGCGACGCTGCTGGCGACGTTCCGGCTGCGCACCCTCGCGGTGGCGAGCGCCGACTAG
- a CDS encoding ABC transporter ATP-binding protein yields MNERSEAGGVGGRPPTGGKSELILENVSRWYGNVVAVNGVSMRVGPGVTGLLGPNGAGKSTLIHMMGGFLAPSSGSVTLDGTPIWRNPSAYRSLGLVPERESAYDFLTGEQFINAMAKLHKLPDPDAAARRAIGLVEMDYAAGRPIGNYSKGMKQRIKMASALVHDPPVLLLDEPFNGMDPRQRLQLMDLIQRMADEGRTILFSSHILEEVERLASHIEVIVAGRHAASGDFRKIRRLMTDRPHIFLVRSSDDRRLAAAVIADGSARSVQLTDKGLRVEAVDFQRFTLLLPQVARDADVRLWEVSPADESLESVFSYLVAR; encoded by the coding sequence ATGAATGAGCGAAGCGAAGCAGGGGGTGTGGGGGGTCGTCCCCCCACAGGAGGCAAGAGTGAGCTGATTCTGGAGAACGTGTCCCGCTGGTACGGGAACGTCGTCGCCGTCAACGGCGTGTCGATGCGGGTCGGCCCCGGCGTGACGGGGCTGCTCGGCCCGAACGGCGCCGGGAAGTCGACGCTCATCCACATGATGGGCGGGTTCCTCGCGCCGTCGTCGGGGAGCGTCACGCTGGACGGGACGCCGATCTGGCGCAACCCGTCCGCCTACCGCAGCCTCGGGCTGGTCCCCGAGCGCGAGTCGGCGTACGACTTCCTCACCGGCGAGCAGTTCATCAACGCGATGGCGAAGCTGCACAAGCTGCCCGACCCGGACGCCGCCGCCCGCCGCGCGATCGGCCTCGTCGAGATGGACTACGCGGCCGGACGCCCCATCGGCAACTACTCCAAGGGCATGAAGCAGCGCATCAAGATGGCGTCGGCGCTGGTGCACGACCCGCCCGTGCTGCTGCTGGACGAGCCCTTCAACGGCATGGACCCGCGGCAGCGCCTCCAGCTGATGGACCTCATCCAGCGGATGGCCGACGAGGGCCGCACGATCCTGTTCTCCTCGCACATCCTGGAGGAGGTCGAGCGGCTCGCCAGCCACATCGAGGTGATCGTCGCGGGCCGGCACGCCGCGTCCGGCGACTTCCGCAAGATCCGCCGGCTGATGACCGACCGGCCGCACATCTTCCTCGTCCGCTCGTCCGACGACCGCCGGCTCGCCGCCGCGGTCATCGCGGACGGCTCGGCCCGCAGCGTCCAGCTCACCGACAAGGGCCTGCGGGTGGAGGCGGTCGACTTCCAGCGCTTCACCCTGCTGCTGCCGCAGGTCGCCCGCGACGCCGACGTGCGGCTCTGGGAGGTCTCCCCGGCCGACGAGTCCCTCGAAAGCGTCTTCTCCTACCTGGTGGCCCGATGA